The nucleotide window TGACTCGAAACCACACCACGACAGATCCGGACGCACAGGTGACCACAGACGACGCCGACCGCGCAGCGACTGACGAATCACGCACCGACCCCGGGGGTGGCCGCGTCGACCGCCGGGACTACCTCCGCCTGATCGGCGGTGTCGGGATGGCCGGGGCCGCCGGGTCGATCGCTGGCCAGGCGACGGCCCAGAGCGACGACTGGGAGGCCGCCGCCGACGAGCGCATTCGCGAGCACAGGCAGGGCCTGCTGACCGTCGCAGTCGTCGACGAGAACGGCCAGCCAGTGCCCGACGCGACCGTCGAGGTGGCGATGCAGTCTCACGACTACTGGTTCGGGTACGCGATGTCGGCGGACTTACTCGACCAGACCGACCCGGGCCACCCCTATCGCGAGGCGCTGAAAGAGGACTTCAACGTCGTCTGGTTCGGGAACAACCACAAGTGGCGTTTCTTCGAGGAGAATCAGGAGCGTGCCGACCGCGCCACGGCGTGGGCGAAAGACAACGGCCTCGACATTCGGGGGCACGTCTGTCTGTGGGCCAACGTCAACGCCTGGCCGATTCCCGGCGACGTCGTCGACGCGATGGGCCTCGACCACCAGTCCGGCGAGAGCGGCCCCGACTTCGACGCCCAACACGTCGAGGACCGGAGCTTCGAGCACGTCCAGACGATCATCGACCACTACGCCGACTTCGAGTACGACGGCACGTCGTATGGCTCCGTGATCGACGAGTGGGAGGTCATGAACGAGGTAGTCCACGAACCCGGATTCATCAAGGCCGTCAACGGGGTGCCGGCCCCCGACGACGCGCCCGACATCGACCCCGTCACCGATCCCGTGCTCGCGGACTACTACCAGCACGCCCGCGACGTCGCGCCCGACGACGTGGGGCTGGCGGTCAACGACTACAACACGATGGAAGGGTCCTACGAGTACGCCCGCAGCGACTACGAGCGTCAGATCGAGTTTCTCGCCGCGAACGGCCACCTCGATTACGTCGGGATCCAGAGTCACTTCACCGAGCAGAGTACGACGGTCTCGCCCCAGGAGGCCCTGGAGGTCCTCGATCGGTACGCCCAGCACGGCGTGCGCCTGCGCGTGACCGAGTACGACGCGACCGGCGACGACTGGTCCGACGACGAGAAGGCCGACTTCTTC belongs to Halococcoides cellulosivorans and includes:
- a CDS encoding endo-1,4-beta-xylanase — protein: MTRNHTTTDPDAQVTTDDADRAATDESRTDPGGGRVDRRDYLRLIGGVGMAGAAGSIAGQATAQSDDWEAAADERIREHRQGLLTVAVVDENGQPVPDATVEVAMQSHDYWFGYAMSADLLDQTDPGHPYREALKEDFNVVWFGNNHKWRFFEENQERADRATAWAKDNGLDIRGHVCLWANVNAWPIPGDVVDAMGLDHQSGESGPDFDAQHVEDRSFEHVQTIIDHYADFEYDGTSYGSVIDEWEVMNEVVHEPGFIKAVNGVPAPDDAPDIDPVTDPVLADYYQHARDVAPDDVGLAVNDYNTMEGSYEYARSDYERQIEFLAANGHLDYVGIQSHFTEQSTTVSPQEALEVLDRYAQHGVRLRVTEYDATGDDWSDDEKADFFGDYLKAVFSHEATDAFLTAGGSDEHHWRDDGPFFYAGWDPKPAYEVYQNLVFDEWWTDTAETTGEDGTATVDAFLGTHEVRVETTDGTTVTETVSITDSDAGRQITVTVDGSTADGPNWVSEPAPTDPDGDGLYEDVSGDGDLNFPDVNRLFQTTESTEVQDNAEYLDFDGDGDADLQDVLALFEMV